The following are encoded together in the Coffea arabica cultivar ET-39 chromosome 1c, Coffea Arabica ET-39 HiFi, whole genome shotgun sequence genome:
- the LOC140014558 gene encoding uncharacterized protein isoform X1 translates to MRHIWGRHGTDKRIKVKFNTFGQPVGTNRSKFNEFLGALARIGKYAPIDIDSWRKVPKSLKNDMINVVKEKFDLPVGVEELVKQSVGKKWRSWKHALKKTYFNPNEAIESQVLKRSKRVLPQQWRNILTNWLSEESKRISATNKEHREKKKMNHSTGKKPFAQVRVDKEREVGHSLSRVDMFTICYTNSNAVPSSYEAGEKMEEMESLKNQLPEGEEDSVGRNDVFAKVMGEEKSGRVRTYGLGVTQSDL, encoded by the exons ATGAGACACATTTGGGGTAGACATGGTACTGACAAGCGAATTAAAGTGAAATTCAATACATTTGGTCAGCCAGTTGGTACAAATAGAAGCAAATTCAATGAATTTTTGGGAGCATTGGCAAGAATTGGAAAATATGCACCAATTGACATTGATAGTTGGCGTAAGGTTCCCAAGTCTTTAAAGAATGACATGATAAATGTAGTAAAG GAAAAATTTGATCTTCCTGTTGGCGTAGAAGAACTAGTTAAGCAATCAGTaggaaagaaatggagaagTTGGAAGCATGCTCTCAAGAAAACTTATTTCAATCCAAATGAGGCAATTGAAAGTCAGGTGCTTAAAAGATCAAAACGAGTTCTTCCACAGCAATGGAGAAATATCTTGACTAACTGGCTTTCCGAAGAGTCAAAG AGAATATCtgcaacaaacaaggaacaccgagagaagaaaaagatgaaTCATAGTACAGGGAAAAAGCCATTCGCTCAAGTTCGAGTAGATAAG GAAAGAGAGGTTGGGCATTCTCTCTCTAGAGTAGATATGTTCACCATATGCTACACTAATTCTAATGCAGTGCCATCTAGTTATGAAGCTGGGGAAAAAATG GAGGAGATGGAAAGCTTAAAAAATCAACTTCCagaaggagaagaagatagTGTGGGTAGGAATGACGTGTTTGCAAAAGTAATGGGTGAAGAAAAGAGTGGAAGAGTTCGTACATATGGTTTAGGAGTTACACAATCTGATTTGTGA
- the LOC140014558 gene encoding uncharacterized protein isoform X2, which translates to MNFWEHWQELENMHQLTLIVGEKFDLPVGVEELVKQSVGKKWRSWKHALKKTYFNPNEAIESQVLKRSKRVLPQQWRNILTNWLSEESKRISATNKEHREKKKMNHSTGKKPFAQVRVDKEREVGHSLSRVDMFTICYTNSNAVPSSYEAGEKMEEMESLKNQLPEGEEDSVGRNDVFAKVMGEEKSGRVRTYGLGVTQSDL; encoded by the exons ATGAATTTTTGGGAGCATTGGCAAGAATTGGAAAATATGCACCAATTGACATTGATAGTTGGC GAAAAATTTGATCTTCCTGTTGGCGTAGAAGAACTAGTTAAGCAATCAGTaggaaagaaatggagaagTTGGAAGCATGCTCTCAAGAAAACTTATTTCAATCCAAATGAGGCAATTGAAAGTCAGGTGCTTAAAAGATCAAAACGAGTTCTTCCACAGCAATGGAGAAATATCTTGACTAACTGGCTTTCCGAAGAGTCAAAG AGAATATCtgcaacaaacaaggaacaccgagagaagaaaaagatgaaTCATAGTACAGGGAAAAAGCCATTCGCTCAAGTTCGAGTAGATAAG GAAAGAGAGGTTGGGCATTCTCTCTCTAGAGTAGATATGTTCACCATATGCTACACTAATTCTAATGCAGTGCCATCTAGTTATGAAGCTGGGGAAAAAATG GAGGAGATGGAAAGCTTAAAAAATCAACTTCCagaaggagaagaagatagTGTGGGTAGGAATGACGTGTTTGCAAAAGTAATGGGTGAAGAAAAGAGTGGAAGAGTTCGTACATATGGTTTAGGAGTTACACAATCTGATTTGTGA